In Natronococcus occultus SP4, the following proteins share a genomic window:
- a CDS encoding IclR family transcriptional regulator, translating to MSESDSPRTLKTLSRAVKILNTLMRLDGAQITELAEIMDMNRGTIYTYLRTLEQEEMVVQNGNQYELAYTMLVYGEYVRNQSTLYRAGKEYIDELAAKTGQYSHIVVEEKGRGVNLYKSRGEEAVGSEYQSAKFQQRDFLHITASGKAILASLATERVDEIIDEHGLPKRTEHTITNRQELFDELADIRERGYSINDEEEIEGFRAVGAPITDRSGDVIGSLSVSGPTSIFDGDRVHNEIPELVIRTANLVELNMNMADRSEEITEQIP from the coding sequence ATGAGCGAGTCGGATTCACCACGAACGCTAAAAACGCTCAGTAGAGCAGTCAAGATACTCAATACCTTGATGCGGCTAGACGGGGCGCAAATAACTGAGCTCGCGGAAATTATGGACATGAATCGGGGAACGATCTATACGTATCTCAGAACGCTCGAACAGGAAGAAATGGTTGTACAGAACGGAAATCAGTACGAGCTGGCGTACACGATGCTGGTGTACGGAGAGTACGTCCGGAATCAGAGCACGCTCTATCGGGCAGGGAAAGAGTACATCGACGAACTGGCAGCGAAGACGGGGCAGTACTCACATATTGTCGTGGAAGAAAAAGGTCGGGGAGTCAATCTCTACAAATCGCGAGGAGAGGAAGCGGTCGGCAGCGAGTATCAATCTGCCAAATTTCAGCAACGCGACTTTTTGCATATCACTGCGTCAGGGAAGGCGATACTGGCGTCCCTCGCCACCGAACGTGTCGATGAGATAATCGACGAGCACGGGCTCCCGAAGCGGACGGAACACACGATAACGAACCGACAGGAGCTTTTCGACGAACTCGCCGACATCCGGGAGAGAGGGTATTCGATCAACGACGAAGAGGAGATCGAAGGGTTTCGAGCAGTCGGTGCACCGATTACCGATCGATCCGGTGACGTTATCGGTTCGTTGAGCGTTTCCGGCCCCACGAGTATTTTCGACGGTGATCGGGTTCACAATGAGATCCCCGAATTAGTAATACGCACCGCTAACCTCGTCGAGCTAAACATGAATATGGCCGACCGAAGCGAGGAGATCACCGAACAGATACCGTAG
- the uraD gene encoding 2-oxo-4-hydroxy-4-carboxy-5-ureidoimidazoline decarboxylase, with protein MSKVTISEVNRMDRETFVEAFGDIYETSPWVAEETYSERPFSSLEELQSSLELCVREAPREKTMELLRAHPDLGEKTEMTEASQKEQASAGLDQLSRSQYEAFQELNERYREKFGFPFIMAVKGESPDAIRARMEERVEHSKPTEFETALTEVHKIARLRLEERFASR; from the coding sequence ATGAGCAAGGTAACTATTTCGGAAGTAAACCGAATGGATCGGGAAACATTCGTCGAAGCCTTTGGAGACATATACGAAACGTCGCCCTGGGTGGCCGAAGAGACATATTCTGAACGGCCATTTTCATCGCTGGAAGAGCTACAGAGCTCGCTGGAACTGTGCGTTCGAGAAGCCCCACGTGAGAAAACAATGGAACTGCTGCGGGCACACCCCGATCTGGGGGAGAAAACCGAGATGACCGAGGCCTCACAGAAAGAACAAGCGTCTGCTGGACTCGACCAGTTGAGTCGAAGTCAGTACGAAGCGTTTCAGGAATTGAACGAGCGATACCGGGAAAAGTTCGGATTTCCGTTTATCATGGCCGTGAAGGGGGAATCGCCCGACGCAATCAGAGCAAGGATGGAAGAGCGTGTCGAACACTCGAAACCGACAGAGTTCGAGACCGCTCTAACCGAAGTCCACAAAATCGCGCGACTCCGTCTCGAGGAACGGTTCGCGTCCCGATAG
- the pucL gene encoding factor-independent urate hydroxylase — MNYGKEKVAVYRTYATPLEDVRPIPESSFEGRDNTILGLDVRVQVDGEAFLPSFSEGDNSMVVATDSMKNFVLHQAGEYEGATVEGFLHFVGSEFLDTYSQMETVRISAEELPFDARPVPGDDGFESSDLVFRVSDNESAFGEFRLGRTEDGPLVEEQTSGVTGLELVKVKGSSFTGYVQDEYTTLPEREDRTLYISLDIFWTYDDPEDALGDEPQRYVPAEQVRDIAHVVFHEADSNSIQDLIYQIGLRVLERFPQLESVSFEANNRTWIRERDDLEGDAKVLREPPRPTGFQQFSMDRSDLEGEASR, encoded by the coding sequence ATGAACTACGGGAAAGAGAAGGTAGCAGTGTACCGAACGTACGCGACTCCACTGGAGGATGTACGTCCCATTCCGGAATCCTCCTTCGAAGGGCGTGACAACACGATTCTCGGGCTAGACGTCCGGGTACAGGTCGATGGCGAGGCGTTTTTGCCCTCGTTCAGTGAGGGTGATAACAGTATGGTGGTCGCGACCGACTCAATGAAGAATTTCGTTCTCCATCAGGCCGGGGAGTACGAAGGTGCCACCGTCGAGGGTTTTCTCCATTTTGTGGGAAGCGAGTTTCTCGACACTTATTCGCAGATGGAGACTGTCCGGATCTCGGCTGAGGAACTTCCGTTCGATGCGCGGCCTGTTCCCGGAGACGACGGATTCGAATCAAGCGATCTCGTCTTTCGCGTCTCCGACAATGAGTCGGCGTTCGGAGAGTTTCGTCTCGGTCGCACCGAGGACGGACCGCTCGTCGAGGAGCAGACGAGCGGTGTAACCGGACTCGAACTCGTCAAAGTAAAAGGGAGCTCGTTCACCGGCTACGTCCAAGACGAGTACACGACGTTGCCGGAGCGAGAGGACCGAACGCTCTACATCTCGCTCGATATCTTTTGGACGTACGACGATCCGGAAGACGCGCTCGGCGATGAGCCCCAGCGATACGTACCGGCCGAGCAAGTACGCGATATCGCACACGTCGTCTTTCACGAGGCCGATTCGAACTCGATCCAGGATCTGATTTACCAGATCGGTCTGCGAGTCCTCGAGCGGTTCCCACAGCTCGAATCGGTTAGCTTCGAGGCCAACAACCGGACCTGGATACGGGAGCGCGACGACCTCGAGGGCGACGCAAAGGTGCTGCGAGAACCGCCCCGACCGACCGGATTCCAGCAGTTTTCGATGGACCGCAGCGATCTCGAAGGTGAGGCGTCACGATGA
- the uraH gene encoding hydroxyisourate hydrolase has product MSSGLTTHVLDTGREGPATGVDVELQRLDSTGESETIARGTTNDDGRLDEPLLTPDQMESGTYQLVFDVESYYRKGPSESTFLEIVPVRFVIDDPEEHYHVPLLLSPGGYTTYRGS; this is encoded by the coding sequence ATGAGTTCCGGACTGACGACCCACGTCCTCGATACGGGTCGGGAGGGGCCTGCCACCGGGGTAGACGTCGAACTGCAGCGATTGGATTCGACGGGTGAATCGGAGACGATCGCTCGCGGAACGACCAACGACGACGGCCGGCTCGACGAGCCGCTTCTGACCCCGGATCAGATGGAGTCAGGCACGTATCAGCTGGTTTTCGACGTCGAGAGCTACTACCGAAAGGGGCCATCGGAGTCGACGTTTCTGGAGATCGTTCCCGTCCGATTCGTGATCGACGATCCGGAAGAACACTACCACGTCCCGCTGCTGTTATCGCCCGGTGGCTACACGACTTATCGGGGTAGCTGA
- a CDS encoding dihydroorotase, protein MSRLDTLITGGTVVTADSTFDAAIGIDDGTIIGVGDERAFPAAEQRIDVNGNLVLPGVVDPHVHLAGYNSIDSYETGTAAAAAGGVTSLVTFAWQGWDDGEWDENGSIADAVERHRSQASPLIDYGLHPVITRESPTVFEELPGLVEDGITSFKMFTTDDIRLSNGFIGDVFRRLADLGAVGMVHTEDYSVCQSRTDELKSSPTTASATMYPQSRPDYAEAMAVDSIARLAVAADAKYYAVHVTSKAAAETVDTVQTDGSNVRAETCTHYTVLDETAYEQFGNLAIMSPPLRKAEDVDALFDWLRDRTLSVVSTDHVPLPRKRKSEGPWWESAFGVNSLQTSLPVFHDEAVNKRGLSYQSLVQLLSRNPARTFGLSSKGRIETGADADLVVFDPDETYTITAARNHSNADYSVYEDRTVTGRVKKTLVRGELVAEDGTIVAEPGYGQFVARDVPTWSQS, encoded by the coding sequence ATGTCGCGTCTCGATACGCTCATAACCGGCGGAACGGTTGTCACGGCTGACTCGACGTTCGATGCTGCTATCGGCATCGACGACGGAACGATTATCGGTGTCGGCGATGAACGAGCGTTTCCAGCAGCCGAGCAACGGATCGACGTCAACGGGAACCTTGTGCTCCCAGGAGTCGTCGATCCACACGTTCATCTTGCCGGATACAACTCGATCGATTCGTACGAAACGGGTACGGCAGCGGCTGCTGCCGGTGGGGTAACCAGTCTTGTGACGTTCGCCTGGCAGGGCTGGGACGATGGAGAGTGGGATGAAAACGGATCGATAGCCGATGCTGTCGAACGACACCGATCGCAAGCATCGCCGTTGATCGATTACGGACTCCACCCCGTTATTACACGCGAATCACCCACCGTTTTCGAGGAGCTCCCCGGCCTCGTCGAAGACGGGATTACGTCGTTCAAAATGTTCACCACCGATGACATTCGCTTATCGAACGGGTTCATCGGCGACGTGTTCCGACGGCTTGCAGATCTCGGTGCCGTCGGGATGGTTCACACCGAGGACTACTCAGTGTGCCAGTCCCGAACGGACGAACTGAAATCGAGTCCGACCACAGCGTCCGCAACGATGTATCCACAGTCACGGCCGGATTACGCCGAGGCGATGGCAGTGGATTCGATCGCGAGGCTCGCCGTTGCGGCCGATGCAAAGTACTACGCCGTACACGTTACGTCGAAAGCCGCCGCCGAGACAGTCGACACCGTTCAGACGGACGGTTCGAACGTTCGGGCAGAGACGTGCACGCATTACACCGTACTCGATGAGACCGCTTACGAACAGTTCGGAAACCTCGCAATTATGTCTCCGCCGCTTCGAAAAGCGGAAGACGTCGATGCGTTGTTCGATTGGCTCCGCGATCGGACGCTCTCGGTCGTCTCGACGGACCACGTTCCGCTACCCAGGAAACGAAAGAGCGAAGGGCCGTGGTGGGAAAGCGCGTTCGGTGTTAACAGTCTCCAGACGAGTCTTCCGGTTTTCCACGATGAGGCCGTAAACAAACGGGGGCTTTCCTACCAGTCTCTCGTCCAGCTTCTATCTCGCAATCCGGCTCGGACGTTCGGGTTATCATCGAAAGGGCGGATCGAAACCGGTGCCGACGCTGACCTCGTTGTCTTCGATCCCGACGAGACGTATACGATAACTGCCGCCCGGAACCACTCGAACGCAGACTATTCGGTCTACGAGGACCGTACGGTTACCGGGAGAGTAAAGAAGACGCTTGTTCGGGGAGAGCTCGTCGCCGAGGACGGAACGATCGTCGCCGAGCCGGGATACGGCCAGTTCGTGGCCCGCGACGTGCCGACATGGAGCCAGTCATAA
- a CDS encoding IclR family transcriptional regulator, giving the protein MDEPKHPVRTVDRAFEIIEIVQELDGAGVSEVSERVDIGKSAVHNHLNTLVNKEYLTKRGDEYHIGLSFLGLGAYARNRTEIYNTARNEVDNLADETGELANLLIERNGTGIYLYQAKGENAVELDTYEGKRVGLHCTGLGKAILAFRPRERVEEILDRHGMPQITSHTITDREEFFEELDRIREQKYATDREERLTGLCCVAAPITDDQDTSIGAISVACPLHRVGEERFQERLPDSVLGTANVIELEYNYS; this is encoded by the coding sequence ATGGATGAACCGAAACACCCGGTGCGAACGGTCGACAGGGCGTTCGAGATTATCGAGATCGTCCAGGAGCTAGACGGAGCCGGCGTATCGGAGGTGTCCGAACGAGTTGATATCGGCAAGAGCGCGGTCCACAACCACCTGAACACGCTGGTCAACAAGGAGTACCTGACCAAACGGGGCGACGAGTATCACATCGGGCTCTCCTTTCTCGGACTCGGTGCGTACGCCAGAAACCGAACGGAAATCTACAATACCGCCCGAAACGAGGTCGACAATCTCGCAGACGAAACCGGTGAACTCGCAAACCTCCTGATCGAGCGCAACGGAACTGGTATCTATCTCTACCAGGCGAAGGGTGAGAACGCGGTCGAGCTCGACACCTACGAAGGGAAGCGTGTCGGACTCCACTGTACCGGACTGGGGAAAGCGATCCTCGCGTTCCGACCGCGCGAGCGGGTAGAGGAAATCCTCGACAGACACGGGATGCCCCAGATAACCAGCCACACCATCACCGACCGAGAGGAGTTCTTCGAGGAGCTCGACCGGATCCGCGAACAGAAATACGCAACCGATCGTGAGGAACGGCTCACGGGACTCTGTTGTGTCGCCGCACCGATCACCGACGACCAAGACACTAGTATCGGCGCTATTAGCGTCGCCTGTCCGCTCCACAGGGTCGGCGAGGAACGGTTCCAGGAGCGGTTGCCCGATTCCGTTCTCGGAACGGCGAACGTCATCGAACTCGAGTACAACTACTCGTAG
- a CDS encoding fumarylacetoacetate hydrolase family protein — translation MRYYQPSAGDDSRLCVKTGGNAYDLTSANQNIREFRDLLRASSIADLTIDEVTERLIENLDPLDEDGEIEGLPLVADEVWAAGVTYQISEQAREQESSMPDMYLNVYDSNRPEVFFKATPSRVVGPTEDVGIRSDSDWDVPEPELAVVLYQGEIVGYTIGNDMSSRSIEGENPLYLPQAKVYDRCCSIGPYVRSADSLEDPHDLKMNMEISRDERILYEGETSTAEMVRTVPELVDCYTKHNAVPELSVLLTGTSLVPDDGFSLREGDVVDIEIDDIGTLTNSVTTV, via the coding sequence ATGCGGTATTATCAGCCCTCAGCGGGTGATGACAGCCGGCTCTGTGTCAAAACTGGCGGTAACGCATACGATCTCACATCGGCGAACCAGAACATACGTGAGTTCCGTGATCTCCTCCGTGCGTCGTCGATCGCAGACCTCACTATCGACGAGGTTACGGAACGATTGATCGAGAATCTCGATCCTCTCGACGAGGACGGGGAGATCGAGGGTCTCCCGCTCGTGGCCGACGAGGTTTGGGCCGCCGGCGTCACGTACCAGATCAGCGAGCAGGCGAGGGAACAGGAAAGCTCGATGCCGGACATGTACCTGAACGTCTACGACAGCAACCGACCGGAGGTGTTCTTCAAAGCGACGCCCAGCCGAGTCGTTGGTCCAACCGAGGACGTCGGCATTCGGTCCGACTCCGACTGGGACGTCCCCGAACCCGAGCTGGCGGTCGTGCTCTATCAGGGAGAGATCGTCGGATACACGATCGGTAACGATATGAGCAGCCGCTCTATCGAGGGAGAGAACCCGCTGTACTTGCCGCAGGCTAAAGTCTACGACCGGTGTTGTTCGATCGGACCGTACGTTCGGTCGGCGGACTCGCTCGAGGATCCCCACGACCTGAAGATGAACATGGAGATCTCGCGAGACGAACGAATTCTCTACGAGGGAGAAACCAGTACTGCAGAGATGGTCCGCACCGTTCCGGAGCTCGTGGACTGTTATACGAAACACAACGCCGTTCCGGAGCTCTCAGTGTTGCTCACGGGAACGTCCCTCGTTCCTGACGACGGCTTCTCCCTTCGAGAGGGCGATGTCGTCGACATCGAGATCGACGATATCGGTACGCTAACGAACTCGGTTACGACGGTATAG
- the xacF gene encoding 2,5-dioxovalerate dehydrogenase, protein MSDSKQNYIDGEWRDASTGETIETTNPAAPSESVARYQQSNAEDAEEAVAAAASARDDWAATPGPKRGAILREAASILKDRKEELTELLTREEGKTHAEAGGEVQRAVDIFYYFAEKTRDLGGTVKAASGSQTNLYTVNQPVGVAALITPWNYPIAIPAWKIAPALAAGNTLVLKPATVAAGTAVAIFEALDEAGLPDGVANIVTGPGSTVGETLVSHDDVDAVSFTGSSEVGEMVYSKATDDGKRVQTELGGKNPTVVSDSVDVDEAAEIVANGAFGVTGQACTACSRAIVHADVRDEFVDRVVEHADAIEIGPGDEYDMGPQVTESELEGTLEYIDIAADEGATLETGGGRPEGERFEEGYYVEPTVFTDVEPDYRIAQEEVFGPVLAVIEVEDFETGLRVANDVDYGLAASIITENHTEAERFVDEIEAGVAKVNDGTTGLELHVPFGGFKRSSSETWREQGDAGLDFYTIEKTVYDSF, encoded by the coding sequence GTGAGCGACAGTAAGCAAAACTACATCGACGGAGAGTGGAGAGATGCGTCAACCGGTGAAACCATCGAAACGACCAACCCTGCAGCCCCCTCGGAATCCGTTGCTCGCTATCAGCAGTCGAACGCCGAGGACGCGGAGGAGGCGGTCGCTGCAGCAGCGAGCGCTCGCGATGACTGGGCGGCGACCCCCGGACCGAAGCGCGGCGCGATCCTGCGCGAGGCGGCGTCGATTCTCAAGGACCGCAAGGAGGAGTTGACCGAACTCCTCACGCGCGAGGAAGGCAAGACCCACGCCGAAGCCGGCGGCGAAGTACAGCGGGCCGTCGATATCTTCTACTACTTCGCTGAAAAGACGCGAGATCTCGGCGGGACCGTCAAGGCCGCCAGCGGGTCGCAGACGAACCTCTACACGGTGAACCAGCCTGTCGGCGTCGCCGCGCTGATCACGCCGTGGAACTATCCGATCGCGATCCCCGCCTGGAAGATCGCCCCCGCACTCGCCGCGGGGAACACGCTCGTGCTCAAACCGGCGACGGTCGCGGCCGGCACCGCAGTCGCGATCTTCGAGGCACTCGACGAGGCGGGGCTCCCCGACGGCGTCGCGAATATCGTTACGGGTCCGGGGAGCACGGTCGGCGAAACGCTCGTCTCCCACGATGATGTCGACGCCGTCTCTTTCACCGGTAGTAGCGAAGTCGGCGAGATGGTGTACTCGAAGGCCACCGACGACGGGAAACGCGTTCAGACGGAGCTCGGCGGGAAGAACCCGACCGTCGTTTCCGATAGCGTTGACGTCGACGAGGCCGCCGAAATCGTCGCTAACGGCGCTTTCGGCGTTACCGGTCAGGCCTGTACCGCCTGTTCGCGCGCGATCGTCCATGCGGACGTTCGCGACGAGTTCGTCGATCGGGTCGTCGAACACGCCGACGCGATCGAGATCGGTCCCGGTGACGAGTACGATATGGGACCGCAGGTCACCGAAAGCGAGCTCGAGGGGACCCTCGAGTACATCGATATCGCAGCCGACGAGGGCGCCACTCTCGAAACGGGCGGCGGCCGTCCCGAAGGGGAGCGCTTCGAGGAGGGGTACTACGTCGAGCCGACCGTCTTTACCGACGTCGAACCCGATTACCGTATCGCCCAGGAGGAGGTCTTCGGTCCCGTCCTCGCCGTAATCGAGGTCGAGGACTTCGAGACAGGGCTTCGAGTTGCTAACGACGTCGATTACGGCCTTGCAGCTAGTATCATCACGGAGAACCACACGGAGGCTGAACGGTTCGTCGACGAAATCGAAGCGGGCGTCGCGAAGGTAAACGACGGAACAACCGGTCTCGAGCTCCACGTTCCCTTCGGCGGGTTCAAGCGCTCCTCGAGCGAAACGTGGCGCGAGCAGGGCGATGCGGGGCTCGATTTCTACACGATCGAGAAGACCGTCTACGATAGCTTCTGA
- a CDS encoding mandelate racemase/muconate lactonizing enzyme family protein, which produces MLNYRELHDPNAEYTMRDLSAETMGLTADRGPRDVEITDVQTTMVDGNYPWILVRVYTDAGVTGNGECYWGGGDAEIIERMAPFIVGENPMDIDRLYEHLIQKMSGEGSISGKTISAISGIEIALHDIVGKLLDVPAYQLVGGKYRDEVRIYCDCHAGDESEPESNADEAERVVEELGYDAIKFDLDVSSGHEKDRANRHLRGPEIDHKVDIVQAVLERVGDTADVAFDCHWSFSSGSAKRLVTALEPYDVWWLEDPVPPENHDVQREITQFTSTPVTVGENEYRAHGQRRLLEEQAVDILAPDLPRVGGMRETMKIANLADLYYIPIAMHNVSSPIGTMASAQVAAAIPNSLAVEYHSYQLGWWEDLIEEDDLIENGRMEVPEKPGLGLTLDFDAVEERMVDGEELFDEEW; this is translated from the coding sequence ATGCTGAACTATCGGGAACTCCACGATCCCAACGCAGAGTACACGATGCGCGACCTCTCCGCCGAAACGATGGGGTTAACCGCTGACCGCGGCCCCCGTGACGTCGAGATCACGGACGTGCAGACGACGATGGTCGACGGAAACTACCCCTGGATTCTCGTTCGCGTGTATACCGACGCGGGAGTCACCGGCAACGGCGAGTGCTACTGGGGAGGCGGTGATGCCGAGATCATCGAACGGATGGCACCCTTCATCGTCGGCGAGAACCCGATGGATATCGATCGCCTGTACGAGCACCTGATCCAGAAGATGTCCGGCGAGGGGTCGATTTCCGGAAAGACCATTTCGGCCATCTCGGGAATCGAAATCGCCCTCCACGACATCGTGGGCAAGCTCCTCGACGTTCCCGCCTACCAGCTCGTCGGCGGAAAGTACCGCGACGAGGTTCGGATTTACTGCGACTGCCACGCCGGCGACGAATCGGAACCCGAATCGAACGCCGACGAAGCCGAGCGCGTCGTCGAAGAGCTGGGGTACGATGCCATCAAGTTCGACCTCGACGTCTCGTCGGGACACGAAAAGGACCGTGCGAACCGTCACCTTCGCGGTCCGGAGATCGACCACAAGGTCGACATCGTTCAGGCGGTGCTCGAGCGCGTCGGCGATACCGCCGACGTCGCGTTCGACTGCCACTGGTCGTTCTCTTCGGGGTCGGCGAAGCGACTCGTCACGGCGCTCGAGCCGTACGACGTCTGGTGGCTCGAGGACCCGGTTCCCCCGGAAAACCACGACGTACAGCGCGAAATAACGCAGTTCACCTCGACGCCTGTCACCGTCGGAGAGAACGAATACCGGGCCCACGGCCAGCGCCGATTGCTCGAGGAGCAGGCCGTCGACATCCTCGCGCCGGACCTCCCACGGGTCGGCGGCATGCGCGAGACGATGAAAATAGCAAATCTCGCCGATCTGTACTACATTCCGATCGCGATGCACAACGTCTCCTCGCCGATCGGGACGATGGCGAGCGCACAGGTCGCTGCCGCGATCCCCAACTCGCTGGCGGTAGAGTACCACTCCTATCAGTTAGGGTGGTGGGAGGACCTCATCGAAGAGGACGACCTCATCGAAAACGGTCGGATGGAAGTGCCCGAGAAACCGGGACTCGGCCTGACACTCGACTTCGACGCCGTCGAGGAACGCATGGTCGACGGCGAGGAACTGTTCGACGAAGAGTGGTGA
- a CDS encoding endo-1,4-beta-xylanase: MSTLALGAGFSQLGGATENTGDDAVATEWEEAADDRIHKYRTSDLDVAVSDADGAAVESSVAVEMVEHAFTFGTAIDAPRLLSDSEDAARYREHIPELFNTAVLENQHKWRFWEANQAGADREWALDHSGAESLGSVENHSDTATEWILDHGLDIRGHAALWANRGVDAIPEDVLEALDERDGEHVRERSHDHIETIIDYYGTDMLHWDVVNEAIHEPEMIEVIDGEDVDPVEAPVLADWYRTATDAAPDGVSLDVNDYNTLAGPYEETRDEYERQIEFLDDADGVDLGGVGMQCHFSEDETLTPNQIVDGLDRYAGYGAALRITEFDMADPDWDEEEKAEFLRRFLKTVFSHPGTSDFLMWGFWDGEHWQGDAPLFYEDWEKKPSYHVYTELVFEEWWTDESGTTDEGRFSTRAFLGEHELTVSLKDGEFRTGLSITEPNERSVDVIVADIDVLGAANGRQKGTIPVRLAAGSAFDPTTLDPDTVRFGTPEAVNADDGASLRSNELSGGPRDGCTLHFDAEESALEDGVAMLSGRTDDGQYVVGVDRY; this comes from the coding sequence ATGAGCACTCTCGCTCTCGGTGCCGGCTTCAGCCAGCTCGGAGGCGCTACCGAGAACACCGGCGACGACGCCGTTGCTACCGAATGGGAAGAGGCGGCCGACGACCGGATTCACAAGTATCGCACGTCGGACCTCGACGTCGCGGTTTCCGATGCCGACGGAGCGGCCGTCGAGAGCAGCGTCGCCGTCGAGATGGTCGAACACGCGTTTACCTTCGGAACGGCGATCGATGCGCCGCGTCTGCTCTCGGACAGCGAGGACGCGGCACGGTATCGAGAGCACATTCCGGAGCTCTTCAACACGGCCGTCCTCGAGAACCAACACAAATGGCGCTTCTGGGAGGCGAACCAGGCCGGCGCCGACAGGGAGTGGGCTCTCGATCACAGCGGGGCCGAGAGCCTCGGGAGTGTCGAGAACCACTCCGATACGGCCACCGAGTGGATCCTCGACCACGGTCTCGATATCCGAGGACACGCGGCTCTCTGGGCGAATCGTGGCGTCGACGCAATTCCCGAGGACGTCCTGGAAGCGCTGGACGAACGGGACGGCGAGCACGTTCGTGAGCGAAGCCACGACCACATCGAAACGATCATCGACTACTACGGGACGGACATGCTCCACTGGGACGTGGTCAACGAGGCTATCCACGAGCCCGAGATGATCGAGGTGATCGACGGCGAGGACGTCGATCCAGTCGAAGCGCCGGTTCTGGCCGACTGGTATCGAACGGCGACCGACGCCGCTCCGGATGGCGTTTCGCTCGACGTGAACGACTACAACACGCTCGCGGGACCCTACGAGGAAACCCGCGACGAGTACGAGCGCCAAATCGAGTTTCTGGACGACGCGGACGGGGTCGATCTCGGCGGCGTCGGCATGCAGTGTCACTTCAGCGAGGACGAAACCCTGACACCGAACCAGATCGTGGACGGACTCGACCGATACGCCGGCTACGGGGCGGCGCTTCGGATCACCGAATTCGATATGGCCGATCCGGACTGGGACGAGGAGGAGAAAGCCGAATTCCTTCGACGATTCCTCAAGACCGTCTTCAGCCACCCCGGGACGTCCGATTTCCTCATGTGGGGGTTCTGGGACGGCGAACACTGGCAGGGCGATGCACCGCTGTTCTACGAGGACTGGGAGAAAAAGCCGAGTTACCACGTCTACACGGAGCTCGTGTTCGAGGAGTGGTGGACCGACGAGTCGGGAACGACCGACGAGGGACGCTTCTCGACGCGGGCGTTCCTCGGCGAACACGAACTCACCGTCTCGCTCAAGGACGGGGAGTTCCGAACGGGGCTCTCGATCACCGAACCGAACGAGCGAAGCGTCGACGTGATCGTCGCCGACATCGACGTCCTCGGGGCAGCGAACGGTCGCCAGAAGGGAACGATCCCGGTCCGCCTGGCTGCCGGCAGTGCGTTCGATCCGACCACGCTCGATCCCGATACCGTACGCTTCGGGACCCCCGAGGCGGTCAACGCGGACGACGGGGCTTCCCTCCGCTCTAACGAGCTCTCCGGTGGGCCTCGAGACGGCTGTACGCTCCACTTCGATGCCGAAGAGAGCGCTCTCGAGGACGGAGTTGCGATGCTGTCCGGTCGTACCGACGACGGGCAGTACGTCGTCGGCGTCGATCGCTACTGA